A window of Sedimentibacter sp. MB31-C6 genomic DNA:
GCTTTTAACCCTAACCTAGCAAGCCACATAGCAATTATGCCGCCACCATTGCTTTCCTTAATACCACCTGTTAATGGACTTTTAGCTCCAATACTAATTCTACTTGCACTCGAAACATTAGTACCTGCTAAAAATCCATTTGCAAAAATCAATTTATTATTTCTTCCTAATGGTTCACATGTAGGTTTAACTTCCTGTAACATAATTTTTGCTATTAGACCTCTTCCACCAGTTTTCAAATAATTTTCTGGAATATCATCAAATACAACATCTTTTGTTCTCATATTCACTCTAAGAATTTTTTTCAATATATCACCTCTTATTAAATTTATATACTTAAATTAAATTTTTGCATATTTCAACAATTATAATTAAAATTATATATTATTATTTGGTAATTTTCAATATTTAATACCACCTTACTTTATTTATTCATATTTTATATTACGTGACTTAATCACTGATGTAAATATCAAATGTGTTATAATACATACATAATAAGAAATTAAAAGGAGATATGATATATGAGTACAATAAAAATTACAAAAGAAAATTTTGATGAAGAAGTTATAAAATCTAATAAACCAGTATTATTAGACTTTTGGGCAGAATGGTGTACACCTTGTAAAATGGTTTCACCAATAGTAGATGAAATAGCAAAAGAAACAACTAATACAAAGGTAGGTAAGGTTAATATTGATGAACAGCCTGAACTTGCATCTGCCTTTGGTATAATGAGTATTCCAACATTAGCTGTAATGAAAAATGGAAAAATAGTAAAAACAATGGTAGGAGCTAGACCAAAATCTTCTATAGTGTCAATGCTAGCTTAACAATTTTATTGCTTTCATAAAAAACCTATATAAAAATCAAACAACTATTAAAAAGGCAATGTATTAATACATTGCCCTTTTAATAAAATCATATTCATTATGTTCTAGATATTCGCCATATAACTCCAGTGTTAGGTATATTAAGTTCACTCTCTGATAAAGTACCTGCAATACCATAATCTAAAATATACATAGCACCATCAGGACCAAATTCAACGTCAACAGGTCTTTCAAAGCCACCTTCATTAGTACGAATTGCACTAATACCGCTTCTATTAATAGCAAAGGTGCTTAAACTTCCATTATTTATATTAATTCTTGCAATTCTACGGCCGACTCCTACATAAGGATACCCTCCTGTCTCAGTCGGATAAAAACTCCCTGTCTCAGCCATATATACATCACCGTAAGGCCCAAAATTTGAATTGTAATTAAAATCAAATCCAGAAGCATTACTATGTGGTGGTATAATAACTGTAGGTCTAGATGGAATCATAGGGTGACTTTCCAATAGAAATTCAGGCTGTTCACCAATATTCGGAGCAAAAATAGGATCTGTTATAGGAAATCCTCCCGAATAATCAGGAAATCCATACCAATATCCATGATTTATCTCTAAAAATTCATCTGGGCTGTTGTTAATTGGTCTACTGCCTCTTTCATCAAATCCACGATTCACAGCATACAATCTATTAAATCGGTCAAATTTTATGCTAACTGGTGCCCTTATACCCCAAGCGTACGCTTCTAAATTCGAACCATCTAAATCAGCTCTATATATACAACTTGTTGGTCTTGGTCCTCCACTTATCAAAGCATTTCGCCTATTAGTAAATCCAAATGGCCTAAATGCTCCAGTAAATGCAAAATCTTCAATTGCATACGATAAAAAGTTAAAGGTAACAAAATTTTGACCAACTAATCTAATATCCTCATTTGGAAAGTCATGAAAATATGGATGATTACTAACCCACAAATTATCTAATCCTACAACTCCAGAATTAGTAGCTGATCCCTGTCCAAAATATATTTTTCCATCTGGCCCAAATTCAACTCTATAATTACTATAATCTCCATAACCAGGAAGACCAGTAATTATATCTTGCATACTTCCATCTTCTTTAATAACAATTATTGCTCCTTTTAGAGAAACATATATGTCTCCATTTAAAACATTTATTCCAGTTAGTGGAGAGTTAAATCCTTCAGCTACTAATTCATATTGATTATCTCTCAGACGCATAACCCTTGGATTTCCATTTAGTTCTCCTGATTCTCCTATAAGTATATTCCCATTTTCATCAAAAACCATACTAATCGGAGCATTCAAACCTGCAACAATTGCTTCTATTGTATACCCTGGTACAATAAGAATATCTAAAGGGTTAATATATCTTTGTGTGCCATTAGGTTCATTAACACTCATTTATAAACCTCCATAAAAGTATTTATAAATAGTGTATTCCTCAATTAATCAGTAGTTACTGATTAATAAACTAATAATTTGATGAATCTGTTCCTTGTGAAAAATCAATAATTTCAGATTGAGATAAAATTTCGCCTGTTTCTGAAAATTCTACAATCTCATCATCTTCTAGCCCTTCACCTGCAGGTATTTCATCAGCACTAGGACTCGAAGTTTCTTTATTTAAATAATTTGCGCTAAAGTTACCATCTTTATCAACGACGGGAAATCTGCTAAATGGTGCAAAAGTACCTAATTTCAAATTATACTTTTCAACTTTTTCTTTTGAAATTGGAATTAATCCATTTTCTGTTTTTAAAAATAACTCACTCATAATTAAATTCCTTTCATTTTGTTATTATATTAGTATTACCATCTAATCACAAATCATATTTCTTTTTTTAAATATATATATAATACTTCTTTTTAATAAGTAATACATTTTATCGAATTATATTGTCAATACAAATTCATTTTGCATATATTGAATATTATATACACCAAATTTTAAGGAAAGGTGTGACAAATTATAATGGATAAAAAAAAGCGCCAATATTTAGATAATTCTAATTTATCAAATGGCCACAAACCTTATCGCGTAAATAACAAAATATTAAAAACTTCAAGCTCTAAAGAAAATAAAAAAAGTTCAGTACTGTTTCAACAACTTCCATCAGAAGAAATACCTGCTGAAGAAACTCCTATAGAAGAAGCTCCATTAGATGAAATACCTACGGAAGATATTCCCATTGAAGAATACTTGGAAACTTTTCCAGTAGAAACTGGATATGTATCAGTTAGTGTATTTACAGCATTAGGAGCATTACCTGTATCTAATGCCGTAGTTATTATTTATACCCTTAATGATGATAATGAAGAAGTTGTTTTATACAACCTAATAACAAATGCTAATGGTAAAGTGCCTACTATGGAATTACCGGTAGTTTACAATCCTTCAGACCCATTAGTAAGTAGTGAATATTACTTTAGCACTTATAATCTAAGAGTACAAGCGACAAACTACTATGATTTTAACGTTTTAGGTATCCGCATTTTCCCTGATATAACAACTAGTTATAAGGTAGATTTAGTTCCAGTTGCTGCAGGAGATACTAGTGAAGCAAGACCATCGCAAACATTTTTCATACCTCCTAGCCCAATAGATATATCAAATGATTAGGCGGTGATGATATGAGTGTTTCGATTCCAGGATTAACATCAGTTATAATACCTAATGCAATTACTGTTCATTTAGGTGCTCCTCAAGAACCTGCAGAAAATGTTACAGTATCTTTTTTAGATTATATAAAAAATGTAGCATCAAGCGAATTATATCCTACTTGGCCAGAAAGTGCACTTAGAGCAAACATATATGCTATTATTTCCATTGCATTGAATAGAGTATTCACTGAATGGTATAGATCTCGTGGATATAATTTTGATATAACAAACACAACTCAATACGATCAGGCTTTTGTACGTAATAGAGGATTTTTCGATTCTATTTCAGCTATTGTAGACGATATTTTTAACAGTTACATTACAAGGGAAGGTCAATTAGAACCTTTGTATGCACAATTCTGTGACGGACGTATTTCACAATGCGATGGTATGTATCAGTGGGGAACAGTAGATTTAGCAAATCAAGGTTATATTCCTTATGAAATACTCCAATATTACTATGGAGATAATATATCACTAGTAACAGATGCTCCCATAGGAGAAGCTTATGAAACATTTCCAGGTACGCCGCTTCAGTTAGGTGATAGCAATGAATACGTGTTACTTATTCAGCTTGGTTTAAATACAATATCAACAAACTATCCAGCTATTCCAAGAATTCAACAACCAGATGGAAACTTTAATTCAGCTACACAACAGTCTGTAGAAGAATTTCAAAGTATTTTCAATTTACCCGTTACTGGTATAGTAGATAAAGGAACATGGTATAGTATTAGAAATATTTATACAGCTGTTACTAACCTGGCAGAATTAACGTCAAGAGGAATACCGATAAGTGAAATACCAGAATATACACCAGTACCTGAGCCAGGAGAAGTAGTTCCTCGAGTTCAATTAGTTCAATACTTTATTAATGTTTTATCCGCTTATTACGACACAATTCCTGCTGTAGATATTAATGGAATACTTGATGCTACAACAAGAACAGCAATAATGGAATTTCAAAAAACAATTGGTTTACCTGTTAACGGTAACATAGATGAACAAACATGGAATGCAATGTATAATAGTGTATCAGGAATTTTAGACACATTGCCTCCTTCTGCAATTGCATTACCAAACTTAATATATCCAGGTATTGTATATGAAGTTGGTTCTGAGGGACCTGGAGTTTATATTATCCAACAATATTTATCATATATATCTTCTGTTTTAGAAGGTCTTCCTCCAGCTGACCCAGATGGAATTTATGGTCCTGTAACAGAAAATGCAGTAAGGCAATTTCAAGAATACTTTGGAATTGATGTTACTGGTGTTGTTGATGAATATACTTGGAACAGAATTGTTACTATATATAGGGGATTAAGATTTGGTAACATTAGAAATTCTATATAGCATTAAAAGTAGGAATGATTATTTCTTCCTACTTTTAACTTTTATAACTTATTCAAATATATATTTCTTCATACAGTATGTTTTGCGTTTGCCTATTTTAAAATATTATTATATAATTATGTTTCAGATAAATAAAAATTCTACCCCACCTTAAGTTAAAAAGGAACCATCACTTATAGAAGTGGATATCTAATAACTTGATAAAAATTAACATGTAAAAGGAGAAAACCGTGAATAAGAATATATTATATTTACTTTATTTTACTGTTTATACAATAATATTATTATTTTTTGGCAAGGGCGGTTTTAAAAAAACAAATAACACAAGAGATTTTTTTGTAGCAGGTAATTCATTAGGATTAGCTATAAGTGTATTTACTTTTAGTGCTACATGGTTTAGCGCAGCATCGATGCAAGGAGTAACTGGTTCTGTATTTAGCTACGGTTATAATACAGTATTATATTCAATTTTACCTTGGTTTTTAGGTGCAATACTACTTATTATACTTGCTCCAAAATTAAGGTCATATGATATTTTAACCTTACCTGAGTTTTTCTATTTAAAATATAAAAGCAAGTGGTTGCAAGCAATGGGTGGAATAATGATAGTAATAACTTTCACCCTCTATATAATTATTCAAGTTAGAGGTTTTGGAATTGTTATATCAGAATTATTAAATATTAATTATATGTTTGCAATTATTTTAGTGTATATTTTTGTTATATATACTACCTTTGGAGGTTTATTTTCCGTTGCAAAAACGGATGGATTAAATATTATATTAATTGTTATAGGAATTTTTCTTGCAGCAATATTAATATTAAATGAAGTTAATGGTATTAGTATCATGCACGAAAGAGCAGCTTCAATAAATACAAGGCCATTTCCTAATTTCCCACATGTTACTGAAAAAGGTGGACTCTTAGATCCTTTTGCTAATGGACAAATGCCCCCAATTGTTACTTTTACCTCTCTATTTGGATGGGGTTTAGGTTTAGCATCAAATCCTCAATATGCAACACGTATTATATCTGCAAAGAGCAACAAAGTAGCTATTAAAATGATATGCTACTCTGTCGTTTTGTTAGCATTTTTATATATGGGACTAATTATTATTGGAATAGGAGGAAGAGTTTTAGAACCTACTATTGAAGCTATTACGACTGTTGATGAAGTTTTTCCATATTTAATAAATAATGTAATTTATTCTCCATTAAGTGCTTTAATACTCATAAGTATAACAGCAGCAGCAATTTCTACTGCAAACTCTCAGCTATTAATTGCAGCTAGCGGATTTACATATGACTTTTACAAGAATATAATAAATCCAAGTATAAAAGAAGAAAAATTTTTAAATTTAAATCGAGTGTTTATTTTCTTAATTGGAACTGTATCATTGATTATGGCTATAAAGCCACCAGAAAGTTTGTTAGTTTATGGTGGTTATATTTGGGGTTTTTACTCAGCTTCTTTTCTTATCCCATTATACGGAGGAATATTCTGGAAAAAATCGACAAAAGAAGGCGCAATTGCAGCTTTTTCTGTTGGACTTATTTCCATTATTATTTTTATTATTAAAGACTTTAATACTATGATTCATCCAGCAATGCCAAGTGTTTTTGCATCTGCATTAACTTTTTATATAGTAAGTAAATATTATTATAATAAGGTAAATAAATAACATAACACTATAAGTCTGTACTGCTAATAATATTATAAACGAGGAGAAAATTGTGCGAATCGACATAGAAAATAAAATACTAATTCCATATATGATTTTATTGATATTATCAATTATTATTATAGGAATAGTATCCTATTGGAATGGATATCGTTTACTGTTAGAAAACGAAATAAAACATTCATTACAAAATTTAGAAGAAATAATTTTATTTATTGAAGAATCTAATAATAATTTTATTGATGAAGATGAAGCTAAATCTTATGTTATAGATTATTATAATCAATTAGAAAAAGATAATTTAGTAATATTTAATAATGAGGATGTTCTGATAAATAATTATAATAATGATAATGATTGGATTTTAAATATAGAAAATGAAATTTTAAATTCTAATAAACAATCAATATATATGGAAGATTATATTTTTACTTATGAAGATTATGAATATTGGAATTGGACTATAGGATATCGTCTAAATAAGGGTATTTTTTCTAATGAA
This region includes:
- the trxA gene encoding thioredoxin, with protein sequence MSTIKITKENFDEEVIKSNKPVLLDFWAEWCTPCKMVSPIVDEIAKETTNTKVGKVNIDEQPELASAFGIMSIPTLAVMKNGKIVKTMVGARPKSSIVSMLA
- a CDS encoding PQQ-dependent sugar dehydrogenase, giving the protein MSVNEPNGTQRYINPLDILIVPGYTIEAIVAGLNAPISMVFDENGNILIGESGELNGNPRVMRLRDNQYELVAEGFNSPLTGINVLNGDIYVSLKGAIIVIKEDGSMQDIITGLPGYGDYSNYRVEFGPDGKIYFGQGSATNSGVVGLDNLWVSNHPYFHDFPNEDIRLVGQNFVTFNFLSYAIEDFAFTGAFRPFGFTNRRNALISGGPRPTSCIYRADLDGSNLEAYAWGIRAPVSIKFDRFNRLYAVNRGFDERGSRPINNSPDEFLEINHGYWYGFPDYSGGFPITDPIFAPNIGEQPEFLLESHPMIPSRPTVIIPPHSNASGFDFNYNSNFGPYGDVYMAETGSFYPTETGGYPYVGVGRRIARININNGSLSTFAINRSGISAIRTNEGGFERPVDVEFGPDGAMYILDYGIAGTLSESELNIPNTGVIWRISRT
- a CDS encoding peptidoglycan-binding protein, translated to MSVSIPGLTSVIIPNAITVHLGAPQEPAENVTVSFLDYIKNVASSELYPTWPESALRANIYAIISIALNRVFTEWYRSRGYNFDITNTTQYDQAFVRNRGFFDSISAIVDDIFNSYITREGQLEPLYAQFCDGRISQCDGMYQWGTVDLANQGYIPYEILQYYYGDNISLVTDAPIGEAYETFPGTPLQLGDSNEYVLLIQLGLNTISTNYPAIPRIQQPDGNFNSATQQSVEEFQSIFNLPVTGIVDKGTWYSIRNIYTAVTNLAELTSRGIPISEIPEYTPVPEPGEVVPRVQLVQYFINVLSAYYDTIPAVDINGILDATTRTAIMEFQKTIGLPVNGNIDEQTWNAMYNSVSGILDTLPPSAIALPNLIYPGIVYEVGSEGPGVYIIQQYLSYISSVLEGLPPADPDGIYGPVTENAVRQFQEYFGIDVTGVVDEYTWNRIVTIYRGLRFGNIRNSI
- a CDS encoding sodium:solute symporter family protein — its product is MNKNILYLLYFTVYTIILLFFGKGGFKKTNNTRDFFVAGNSLGLAISVFTFSATWFSAASMQGVTGSVFSYGYNTVLYSILPWFLGAILLIILAPKLRSYDILTLPEFFYLKYKSKWLQAMGGIMIVITFTLYIIIQVRGFGIVISELLNINYMFAIILVYIFVIYTTFGGLFSVAKTDGLNIILIVIGIFLAAILILNEVNGISIMHERAASINTRPFPNFPHVTEKGGLLDPFANGQMPPIVTFTSLFGWGLGLASNPQYATRIISAKSNKVAIKMICYSVVLLAFLYMGLIIIGIGGRVLEPTIEAITTVDEVFPYLINNVIYSPLSALILISITAAAISTANSQLLIAASGFTYDFYKNIINPSIKEEKFLNLNRVFIFLIGTVSLIMAIKPPESLLVYGGYIWGFYSASFLIPLYGGIFWKKSTKEGAIAAFSVGLISIIIFIIKDFNTMIHPAMPSVFASALTFYIVSKYYYNKVNK